A segment of the Diachasmimorpha longicaudata isolate KC_UGA_2023 chromosome 5, iyDiaLong2, whole genome shotgun sequence genome:
AGTCACTTCGCTGGAGCCTTGAGTCTGATGAACACTTGCATATCAACACTGGAATTTAAGATAACTGGAGCGTGTGTCTTTCTCGTAGCGTGGTTGCACGTCCATTGAAGTCACTCAGCTGAGTGTGTCGTGGTTGACGGTTTGAATTGTATTTTAAAACTTCAGAGAACTTTTTTCCATTGGCTGAAGATGCGCATGGACCAGGCGTGGGGACTGACCTAACCTATTATATGTCAATCCAATATCAACAAAACATAACAAAAGGGGTCGGAAGACTGACTCAGAGTTTGCTCAGagttttttgttgaataaagATAATTCAAGCCCTATTCTGTAGATTACTCAGGAATTCGTTGTATTCATAGAGGGGAATGGCCACGAAGGAAGGAGAAAATAAGGAGATAGGAGAGACTTTTGATGTAATTATTGGATACATTGAGGATATTCTCATGGGTGAGTCTGTTTGCCCAGTTATTCAGCCTTTTTCATACATTTATTTCCTTCATATTATTCTATCTGACgcttctcatattttttaagaaCCCAAATTCCAAGAAAcgcaacaatattttttggagaaatatTGGAGAGAGTTCGACTCAGTCGAGGAAAATAAGTTGATTTATATGAACATCTTCGATGAGTAtgtgagtgaataaaaattttacaaataattaatgaactcCCACCGAATCAAAATAAGATTCCAAAGAATTAGTCGACTACAAATTGTAGGGATATTGATCCTTGTTTATTTAACCAGCATAAAGCGATTGAATCGTATATTGAAGAAAGCCTGAAGAGAATAATTCCTGGTTTTTCTATGGATTCACTAGTGAAGCAACTCAGGTAAAAAGATGAGTTTTATTTAGAAGCAGGTGAGGGAAATGCGACACTTTACTTCTTTTTATTGGTCGCAGCTGAAGATCGTTCAttcaatttgataattaaatattcagtgTAGGCGATCACAAAGGGATAATTACACATGAAACTTTGACATTGAAACAAGTCAGGTGTCGATCTTGCCTCACTTTACTATAAAATACTcatgatgaattttcatggTTAATTATGCCTACTTTTTCTAGTGATCGTAGTCCTGAATTGGATGGAGAAGTCTTTGAAGTTCTTGAAacattcactgattttttggCATTCAAAGACATGATTTTGGACTACAGGGCGGTGAGATTTCAaattatgaaagaaaattttttaattcagacTCTGtacgaaattaataaaaaaatgtgcaaCTAATCTCAATTCCAGATGAAAGAAGGTAAAGTCCAGGACCTCAGCAGTGGAATTTCCATCACCCCAATGAGATTTTCAGACTCAGACGATAACGAAGGCTGAAAGGCTCGAAAATCTTCACAAAACCAAAGACTCCGTCCATTAATTACACATCATTCACCCTTTTGGTGATAACTAACCCTAGATTACAATGATTCGTACAAGAACTCAATAAAACCACATAATTATGAATTTGCGTATATTCACTGAAACAATCTGTCGAACTTACAAAAATCTATATCCAAAATATCAGCACAAAAATACTTAAATTACTCTACTCAAAAtccacaaaaaatcagaaggtCATTGCCCTCAATGCATGAGGATCTCCATCTGCACAAGTTTACTATTCGTCTCATTGGGCATTCTGTATGGAAGTGTCCCAGCAAAACTCGTCAAGGCCCTGGCCTGCTCCCTTAGGTCCCTGAGCTGCTGTTCCCTTGCGACTTCATCCCCAGGCTCTGACGACCTCATCTTCTGGTACTGTCTGTAGATAATCGTCATAGTAGCCAGAAGCACATCAGAAAGAGTGCCAGCAACCTCTGGGGACACTCTTCTCAGTGCAGTGACCCTCTCATCGACCTCCCTGACATTGAGGGGCAGCAGTTTCGAATCAGCAATTGTCCTCAAAGCTGTCTGATGCTGTTCGTCGTGGAACTGATCGAAGAAGACCATAAGATCTCTTAGAGTATAGAATGCAGCGACCAACTCTGCTGAGACCTGTATAGCAATGCCCTGATACCTGTGTGCAACAATAATTTAACTTATTAACCCTCTAAAATTTAGAGAGGAGAAAAATGCTGTCACaatttattcataataataattatatatatatattcaatattttattcttattCACCTAAAAATGATAAACCCCAGAGTAAACTGCTAACTCACCTCAGACTGATATCAGTCCCAATTGCCTGCAACCTAGACCTCAAAGATCCTTGCACATTCCTCTGACTCACGACCTGCGCCAACAGACAGCACATGATCTCCAGGACCTTTTGATGATTCCCAGCAAGATCGTACATTGTCACACAGTCCTCCAGCAGCCCCTTCCTGTACAGAGTCTCAGCACAAATATTGATTACATCATCAGTGTTGATCTGGAACTGATCCAGAATTCCAGGCAGTCTTCTGTCCTTATCCATTTTTCCCACGAGTAATGCCCGATTCTGCGGCGAAGCATCCACCACCATCTCCGCAGCAGAGGCTGCAAACATGTTCCTTCCATGCGGATCTTTCATGGATCTGAGCAGAAACAGATAATGAAGACTTTCCTTGGGATCTGAGCTTTCAAATCTTTTCACATAGAGTAGAATCAATCGAGCGAGGTTCAGGCGCTTCGCTGGAGGTTTATCCCCAGGATCTACTGTTATCAATGGAGCTAGAACACTCTGAGATGGGGCTAGGAGGCTATGCTCATGCATGGCTGCTGCTAGGTGGACTGCATGGGGCAGATGCTTGGCTCCAGCTCCTCTCGCTAAGAACTCAATTGCAGCTTCGAATTGTCCGGTCAGGAATAACATCGAGAAGTACAAGAATGGTTGCTCATGAGCGTGGTAATAGCTCTCCCCATAGACCTCCAAAATAGTTGTTTGCAGACTATCAAGAGTCAGCTTATGCTCGGCATCAGTTTGCTCTCTCACTTGACAAAGTTTAAGCCACAAATAGTCATCAGCAGTGCAGATAACTTCAGAATGAAGATCATCAGGTTCACAAGGGACAAGTGCGCAGTATGCAGCTCGTTTAAATGGATCTGTGGCAGACCTCACATGCTTTCTATAGTGGAGTTTAACGATGGACTCCCCTCGAGTACTGGGACGTCTCTGGGGATCGTTGGAAGCTTCCTCCAGAGCCTGACGGAACTCCTGAAAGGACGAGGAGCACTGGTTAAGGCACTGAAGAGCAGCCTTGAAGTCTCCAGCTCTCATGCAGTAGTAGATCAGAGGCCAGATGGGTCTGTCATCCACGAGAGCATCCTCCAGGTCCCTCATGTTTTGAATCCTAATTCCCACGAAGCTTTTGACCAGGGGAATTGTTCCAGGAATCCCTCCACGCTTCGCCTGGGCTAGGTTCTCGTTTACCAGCGAGTTCATGAAGTCCCTGTAACGATTCTCCAGGTATTTACGCGCTTGGGAGACAATCATTTGTGCCACTTCTGGACTGGTCCGAGATTTTATCTGGTCGCCTCGTGGGGTTGCGGGGATGTTCACCATAACCTTGACCATGTTCCACatgtccagaatttttttatcgttgaaGGTCTCTGCAGCTCGAGAGAAAACGTTGAAAAGACTGGGTCGAGAGATGCCACGAAGAACGTGGTCGTTATAAGCTTGGAGCTCCTTGGCGTAGGCTGTCTCGATGTTGGAGAGACCGGAGACCATGGAACCAGCGAGTTTTGTGCGCTGGGGAATACCTCGGAGGTCCACCAGCTCACCGGAGGGGGCTGTCATCgcgtttattatttcaaaacgCATCTGCTTCCATTCACCCAACATATGCTCCATTTGTTGAACTCGATTGAGCTCAAATGTCTGAAAATGATTAGTTTTTTGGCATCTATAGTGTTTAGGAATGGATTGTTGAAGCCAGAGAGTTTCCAGTTTCATTCaggtgattgaattttttaatttaaataataaatggagAAGGCCCCTGGATAAAgcttgaaaaatacaaaattaaaacTTTCAAGAGTACTCACATCCTTGTGGACCTGTTCGATAATCGACAAAATAgcat
Coding sequences within it:
- the LOC135162041 gene encoding ADP-ribosylation factor-like protein 2-binding protein, which translates into the protein MATKEGENKEIGETFDVIIGYIEDILMEPKFQETQQYFLEKYWREFDSVEENKLIYMNIFDEYHKAIESYIEESLKRIIPGFSMDSLVKQLSDRSPELDGEVFEVLETFTDFLAFKDMILDYRAMKEGKVQDLSSGISITPMRFSDSDDNEG
- the LOC135162025 gene encoding nuclear pore complex protein Nup93-like: MGDSDFNELLRSAEQLSAAVEGSGELPQVERNLRQILEASNELWSRVTQSGTQDTQVQAHLLLGSRGVDLPQISQKLNSLSARRTFEPLDPIADTDIVSYLRNEKENAILSIIEQVHKDTFELNRVQQMEHMLGEWKQMRFEIINAMTAPSGELVDLRGIPQRTKLAGSMVSGLSNIETAYAKELQAYNDHVLRGISRPSLFNVFSRAAETFNDKKILDMWNMVKVMVNIPATPRGDQIKSRTSPEVAQMIVSQARKYLENRYRDFMNSLVNENLAQAKRGGIPGTIPLVKSFVGIRIQNMRDLEDALVDDRPIWPLIYYCMRAGDFKAALQCLNQCSSSFQEFRQALEEASNDPQRRPSTRGESIVKLHYRKHVRSATDPFKRAAYCALVPCEPDDLHSEVICTADDYLWLKLCQVREQTDAEHKLTLDSLQTTILEVYGESYYHAHEQPFLYFSMLFLTGQFEAAIEFLARGAGAKHLPHAVHLAAAMHEHSLLAPSQSVLAPLITVDPGDKPPAKRLNLARLILLYVKRFESSDPKESLHYLFLLRSMKDPHGRNMFAASAAEMVVDASPQNRALLVGKMDKDRRLPGILDQFQINTDDVINICAETLYRKGLLEDCVTMYDLAGNHQKVLEIMCCLLAQVVSQRNVQGSLRSRLQAIGTDISLRYQGIAIQVSAELVAAFYTLRDLMVFFDQFHDEQHQTALRTIADSKLLPLNVREVDERVTALRRVSPEVAGTLSDVLLATMTIIYRQYQKMRSSEPGDEVAREQQLRDLREQARALTSFAGTLPYRMPNETNSKLVQMEILMH